TACCTCAAATGCAGGCTGGGACACCGTTACGCATCAGGAGCATTTGAAAAAACTGGTCAAAAAATACCAAGACGCTGGTATTAGAGTTTCCATTTTTGTGGATCCAGATATTAAAATGGTAGAAGGTGCCGCCGCCATAGGTACTGACAGAATAGAACTTTACACTGAAAGCTTCGCGAGCGAATATGCTGCCAACAAAGAAAAAGCTATTGAGCCCTTTGTTAAAGCAGCGGAAAGAGCACAAGAATTAGGTTTAGGTCTTAATGCAGGACACGATTTAAGTTTAGAAAATCTAGCTTATTTCCATCAAAATATTCCTGGATTGCTGGAAGTCTCTATTGGTCACGCTTTAATATGTGATGCTCTTTACTTAGGTTTAGAAAACACTATTCAACTTTACCTCAGACAATTAAATAAGTAATCAACAAGCATTAATCAAGCTGAGTAATAAGAACATAGTTTGTTTTCAATTATTCTTGAAAATACTATTTATCCAATAATTAAAATATAGAAGCTTCTGTTTCAGTAGTAAACTGCTCTAAGAACATCATGCCTTTGTATGAGTTTCCTTTTGCGTTTAGCATCGGACTCCATACTGCTATGCTATAGTTATTCGGAAAAACAGCTACTATCCCTCCTCCAACACCACTTTTGCCAGGAAGTCCTACCTCAAAGGCAAACTCGCCAGACTCATCATAAAAACCACAGGTCTGCATTAATGCGTTTATTCTTTTGGTTTGCCTCTTGGTCAAAATCACCTTCTTATCAGACACTTTTTGCCCGCCATTGGCTAAAAACAAAAAGGCTTTTGAAAGTTCTTGACAAGTCATTTCTAAGGAACACAGACAAAAATAAAAGTCTAAAACCTCCTCGGGTTCATTTTCTATATTCCCCAAAGATTTAATGAAATTACAAAGAGCTATATTTCTATAACCTACAGACTTTTCAGAATCTGCTATTTTTTGACAAAAAGTTAGCTCTGGATTATCCGAAATTTCTCTCACAAAATTTAGAAATGCCTCTTTTGGTTTCTCTAAATGACTAATCAGAATATCACAAATCACAATAGCCCCAGCATTGATAAAAGGGTTTCTCGGAATACCCTTATCAGCCTCTAACTGTACTAGCGAGTTAAAGGGATTTCCTGAAGGCTCCACATCAACTCTTTTCCAAATCCCCTCTCCCATAGTTTTATAGGCGAGACAGACTGCAAAAACCTTGGAGATACTTTGAATAGAAAATTTCTCCAAGTTATCGCCAATTCCTAAATCAAAATTATTAGTGGTAGATAAATGAACACCTAGTTTGTTTGGATTTACCTTACCTAATTCAGGAAT
This sequence is a window from Arcticibacterium luteifluviistationis. Protein-coding genes within it:
- a CDS encoding pyridoxine 5'-phosphate synthase, producing the protein MTKLSVNINKIATLRNSRGHDMPNLVKTALDCERFGAEGITIHPRPDERHIKYQDVFDLKKIVTTEYNIEGNPTEGRFEEVVLTNLPTQATLVPDTLSAVTSNAGWDTVTHQEHLKKLVKKYQDAGIRVSIFVDPDIKMVEGAAAIGTDRIELYTESFASEYAANKEKAIEPFVKAAERAQELGLGLNAGHDLSLENLAYFHQNIPGLLEVSIGHALICDALYLGLENTIQLYLRQLNK
- a CDS encoding glutaminase; its protein translation is MNYKEILDRVMAVVKPEENIGHLANYIPELGKVNPNKLGVHLSTTNNFDLGIGDNLEKFSIQSISKVFAVCLAYKTMGEGIWKRVDVEPSGNPFNSLVQLEADKGIPRNPFINAGAIVICDILISHLEKPKEAFLNFVREISDNPELTFCQKIADSEKSVGYRNIALCNFIKSLGNIENEPEEVLDFYFCLCSLEMTCQELSKAFLFLANGGQKVSDKKVILTKRQTKRINALMQTCGFYDESGEFAFEVGLPGKSGVGGGIVAVFPNNYSIAVWSPMLNAKGNSYKGMMFLEQFTTETEASIF